A genome region from Arachis duranensis cultivar V14167 chromosome 6, aradu.V14167.gnm2.J7QH, whole genome shotgun sequence includes the following:
- the LOC107492559 gene encoding glycosyltransferase-like At2g41451, producing MDELKNQRQNGSHSLILFSLSTHLFSRLLLLLTVLPLTLASFAFVLQWRGGVTDPLSRWSPDQPDFPGMSSDADGGANSHPAGTSHLQSASSDCATILLGHSSNKHPSFPYFRDWKLDYSSDLRPKICITTSTSAGLEQTLPWIFYHKVIGVSSFLLFVEGKAASPNVSRVLESIPGVKVIYRTRELEEQQAKSRIWNETWLASFFYKPCNYELFVKQSLNMEMAIVMARVWFVFLVLNYYLYISYSLRQLLSDVPGNVDMVIFPNYESSVERDDIKEPFSEVSMFKKNYDHLPKDVYFGNYKEATRGNPNYFLTYGNGKAAARVQDHLRPNGAHRWHNYMKTPNEIKLDEAAVLHYTYPKFSDLTSRRDRCGCKPTKEDVKRCFMLDFDRAAFIIASTATEEEMLQWYRERVVWTDKTLNLKLLRKGILTRIYSPMVIIQSLRESGVFRSVIAKAAETTLSKDNFLKSVDSNNSTRNGRSENIFSRKFDANGVSQSTARRILEVIDDGLTPSAVPPLSPPRLDHSNPITSS from the exons ATGGATGAACTGAAAAACCAACGACAAAACGGCTCCCACAGTCtcattctcttctctctttca ACCCACCTATTCTCGAGGCTTCTCCTCTTGCTCACGGTGCTGCCACTCACGTTAGCTTCCTTCGCCTTCGTTCTCCAATGGCGCGGCGGAGTCACCGACCCTCTCTCCCGCTGGTCCCCCGATCAGCCTGACTTCCCCGGTATGTCGTCCGACGCCGACGGAGGAGCCAACTCCCATCCCGCCGGAACCTCCCACCTCCAAAGCGCCAGCTCCGACTGCGCCACCATCCTCCTTGGCCACTCCTCCAATAAACACCCTTCCTTTCCGTACTTCCGCGACTGGAAGCTCGATTACTCCTCCGATCTCAGGCCCAAG ATATGCATAACAACGAGTACTTCAGCTGGTTTGGAACAGACTCTGCCATGGATCTTCTATCACAAGGTCATTGGAGTTTCCTCTTTCCTCCTTTTCGTGGAAGGGAAGGCTGCATCACCTAATGTATCTAGAGTCCTCGAAAGCATTCCT gGGGTTAAAGTTATATATAGAACTAGAGAGTTAGAAGAACAGCAAGCTAAAAG TCGAATATGGAATGAGACTTGGTTGGCTAGCTTCTTCTACAAACCATGCAACTATGAGTTGTTTGTGAAGCAATCTTTGAACATGGAAATGGCTATTGTCATGGCAAGGGTAtggtttgttttccttgtgCTGAATTATTATCTCTATATAAGTTACTCTTTAAGACAGTTGCTATCTGATGTTCCTGGAAATGTTGATATGGTTATTTTTCCAAATTAT GAGAGCAGTGTTGAGCGAGATGATATCAAGGAGCCTTTTAGCGAG GTTTCAATGTTCAAGAAGAACTATGACCACCTTCCAAAGGATGTATATTTTGGAAATTACAAAGAAGCAACTCGTGGCAATCCAAACTATTTTCTTACTTATGGAAACGGGAAAGCTGCTGCTAGGGTTCAGGATCATCTCCGTCCAAATGGTGCTCACAGATGGCACAACTATATGAAGACAcctaa TGAGATCAAGTTGGATGAAGCAGCTGTTCTGCATTACACATACCCCAAATTTTCCGATTTGACCTCAAGACGTGATCGGTGTGGCTGCAAGCCAACTAAAGAAGATGTTAAAAGATGCTTCATGTTGGATTTTGACAGAGCT GCATTCATAATTGCTTCAACTGCAACCGAAGAGGAGATGCTTCAGTG GTATCGCGAACGCGTTGTGTGGACAGACAAAACACTAAACCTGAAGCTTTTGAGGAAGGGCATCCTGACTCGCATTTACTCTCCCATG GTTATCATTCAGAGTTTGAGGGAATCCGGAGTTTTTCGTTCTGTGATCGCGAAAGCAGCCGAAACAACACTATCAAAGGACAACTTTTTAAAATCTGTTGATAGTAACAACTCAACTAGGAATGGCAGATCAGAAAACATTTTTTCTAGAAAATTCGATGCAAATGGAGTATCCCAATCAACTGCAAGAAGAATTTTGGAAGTCATAGATGATGGCTTAACCCCTTCGGCAGTACCGCCATTATCTCCACCCAGACTTGATCACTCTAACCCCATTACATCTTCAtag
- the LOC107492651 gene encoding U4/U6 small nuclear ribonucleoprotein PRP4-like protein, whose product MEVDEENVPSNTASESAIGPSSDVSVNAATPPHPIQPIIPPPVIPLSAPVPPMAPIPTIPPPSIVPPIAPIPAPPVVRPLAPLPPRPPPIRPPVAQNGEVGSEDSDSDNDDAGGRVNQGAGEYEISEESRLVRERQEKAMQELMMKRRAAALAVPTNDMAVRARLRRLGEPITLFGEREMERRDRLRMIMAKLDADGQLEKLMKAHEDEETVATAGKDGDEEEIQYPFYTEGPKSLRDARIDIAKYSLVRAALRLQRARRRKDDPDEDVDAEMDWALKQAANLSLEFSEIGDDRPLSGCSFSRDGKSLATCSLTGAAKLWSMPKVIKSCTLKGHTERATDVAYSPVHNHLATASADRTAKYWNDQGSLLKTFEGHIDRLARIAFHPSGKYLGTASFDKTWRLWDVETGEELLLQEGHSRSVYGLAFHQDGSLAASCGLDALARVWDLRTGRSILALEGHVKPVLGICFSPNGYHLATGGEDNTCRIWDLRKKKSMYTIPAHSNLISQVKFEPQEGYFLVTASYDMTAKVWSARDFKPVKTLSGHEAKVTSVDVLGDGSYIATVSHDRTIKLWSTNMSSEQTMDVD is encoded by the exons atggaagTGGATGAAGAAAATGTTCCATCAAATACTGCTTCTGAATCCGCCATAGGACCTTCCTCTGATGTTTCCGTCAATGCTGCAACTCCACCACACCCAATTCAACCCATTATTCCACCACCCGTTATTCCCCTTTCTGCGCCTGTGCCACCTATGGCTCCAATTCCCACCATTCCTCCCCCTTCTATTGTGCCTCCCATAGCCCCAATTCCGGCCCCTCCTGTGGTGCGTCCATTGGCGCCCCTCCCTCCTCGCCCGCCGCCTATTAGACCACCTGTGGCGCAAAATGGCGAGGTTGGTTCGGAAGATTCTGATTCGGACAACGATGATGCCGGTGGGAGGGTTAACCAGGGTGCCGGGGAGTATGAGATATCGGAGGAGAGTAGGCTGGTGAGGGAGAGGCAGGAGAAAGCAATGCAGGAGCTCATGATGAAGAGGCGTGCTGCCGCTTTGGCTGTTCCGACCAATGACATGGCTGTGCGTGCTCGCCTTCGCCGGCTTGGTGAGCCCATAACTTTGTTTGGTGAGAGGGAGATGGAGAGGAGGGACAGGTTGAGGATGATTATGGCGAAGCTGGATGCCGATGGCCAGCTGGAGAAGCTGATGAAGGCTCATGAGGATGAAGAGACTGTGGCTACTGCCGGGAAGGATGGGGACGAGGAAGAGATACAGTATCCCTTTTACACCGAAGGGCCAAAGTCTCTCCGTGATGCTAGGATTGATATTGCTAAGTATTCTTTGGTTAGGGCAGCATTGCGTCTTCAACGTGCCCGGAGAAGAAAAGATGATCCGGATGAAGATGTGGATGCGGAGATGGATTGGGCATTAAAGCAGGCTGCTAATTTGAGTCTTGAATTCAGTGAAATCGGAGATGATCGACCGCTTTCTGGTTGCTCCTTCTCACGAGACGGAAAGTCGCTTGCTACTTG TTCTCTAACCGGAGCTGCCAAGTTGTGGAGCATGCCTAAAGTCATCAAATCTTGTACCTTAAAGGGACACACAGAGCGTGCAACTGATGTTGCTTATTCTCCTGTGCACAACCATTTAGCAACTGCATCTGCTGATCGGACCGCAAAATATTGGAATGACCAGGGATCTTTATTGAAGACATTCGAGGGTCATATTGACCGTCTTGCACGAATTGCTTTCCATCCATCAGGAAAGTACCTAGGCACTGCTAGCTTTGACAAGACATGGAGATTATGGGACGTAGAAACAGGTGAGGAGTTGCTTCTTCAAGAAGGCCACAGTAGGAGTGTATATGGTTTAGCTTTTCATCAAGATGGATCGTTAGCTGCATCTTGTGGACTGGATGCTTTGGCTCGTGTTTGGGATCTCCGAACTGGGCGAAGCATTCTTGCACTTGAAGGTCATGTCAAGCCG GTTCTTGGCATTTGCTTTTCACCTAATGGATATCATTTAGCCACAGGCGGTGAAGACAACACTTGTCGCATTTGGGATTTGAGAAAGAAGAAATCCATGTACACCATCCCTGCTCACTCCAACTTGATATCACAAGTTAAGTTTGAGCCGCAGGAAGGTTACTTTTTGGTAACTGCCTCATATGACATGACAGCTAAG GTGTGGTCAGCCCGTGATTTCAAGCCTGTGAAGACACTATCTGGGCATGAAGCAAAAGTTACTTCTGTGGATGTTCTTGGTG ATGGCAGTTATATTGCTACTGTCTCACATGATCGTACCATAAAATTGTGGTCCACCAATATGAGTAGTGAACAAACTATGGATGTTGATTAG
- the LOC107492650 gene encoding uncharacterized protein LOC107492650 — MANWRKQHGETHHQVGRWRSSNFNSKRKPSFDNWHSTVPAWEKKFCTTVGSVPWGKLIECKKYMDLHSNVVNWDDSAGKEAFDNAKSRFWAEIKGLPCDISLPDPNMYIDNVDWNSSVDPELLLDLEKARFEDDARDEVSSGNQSQVQDLPICPTGWDVDVEEKPSDPLSTVVAQGWGYDLQENKGVDSWEQNYFPPAEPAKEYEWQYSGNDAWGWNQEQSYGMDFHNMGKGRTGGNTNWGAWDGSNRRRENMSWSKTNGHHHGNHMSRGRGNNRGRRRGSFAHVDKVPTATAWQVKT, encoded by the exons ATGGCTAATTGGAGAAAACAGCATGGTGAGACTCATCATCAAGTGGGTCGCTGGCGATCCTCAAattttaactccaaaagaaagCCATCCTTCG ATAATTGGCATTCAACGGTGCCAGCCTGGGAAAAGAAGTTTTGCACTACGGTTGGTTCAGTGCCGTGGGGAAAACTAATAGAATGCAAAAAGTATATGGATCTACACAGCAATGTGGTAAACTGGGACGACTCTGCTGGCAAAGAGGCATTCGACAATGCGAAAAGTAGGTTTTGGGCTGAGATCAAAGGCCTCCCTTGTGACATATCTTTGCCCGATCCCAACATGTACATTGACAATGTCGATTGGAACTCAAGCGTGGACCCTGAACTTCTTCTGGACTTGGAGAAAGCCAGGTTCGAGGATGACGCTCGAGACGAAGTTAGCAGTGGTAACCAATCTCAGGTCCAGGATCTGCCTATTTGCCCTACCGGATGGGATGTCGACGTAGAAGAAAAGCCTTCTGATCCGCTTTCCACTGTTGTGGCCCAAGGTTGGGGCTATGACCTCCAAGAGAACAAGGGAGTAGACTCTTGGGAACAGAATTATTTTCCTCCAGCTGAACCTGCGAAAGAATATGAATGGCAATATTCTGGGAATGATGCTTGGGGTTGGAACCAGGAGCAGTCCTACGGCATGGACTTCCACAACATGGGAAAAGGAAGAACTGGCGGGAATACGAATTGGGGTGCATGGGATGGGTCCAATAGAAGGAGAGAGAACATGTCATGGTCTAAAACCAATGGACATCATCATGGTAATCATATGAGTAGAGGAAGAGGAAAcaacagaggaagaagaagaggaagtttTGCTCATGTGGATAAGGTACCTACTGCTACTGCATGGCAAGTGAAGACATGA